TATGGCAAGAGATACAAATTTAGTTACTGCGTTACCCGGAGAACGTGAAATATGGCTGCGTGGGTGGCTCATTCAGCGTGACATAGTTTTTTTAAGATGGAGACTATTAGAGGAAAAAGAGAATCGTTCGTAAAGTAGATAGAATAAACAGTTTTGTGCATGAAGATTCGGGAAAACATTGCACAGAAGGTCTAGAATGGATTATTTTACCGAGCCAAACGGAGGTAAAAGATTGGAGATGTCTTAACTATGCCTATTGATTTAATATCATTTACCATGTCAGAAGCCTTTCTACGTAAATTTTGAGCCTTCGTCATTTAATACAACAAAGGAGGACAGTGATTAAAAATCAAGGACCATCACCACTGCATCTGCTTCTGTCTCAAAACATCTTGATTTAGAATGTAAGAATTGCAATGGGCGATTGATTAACTCTGACGTTCGTCCATTGATTTATGACGACATCATCCTACATCGTGTTATTTACTGGAGACGGGTAGAATATCAAACAATTGTGGAAATATTGCCTGTGTGAGAGGCTTCCGTCTTGAACTTGTATGACTACACAACTCATAACATTAGGACGTTGAAAGAGCACTATTTCACTTTCATAGTGGGAGAAAAAGCCGGATTTATCACGAATTTCTCACCCCTCGATTCGACGATTATTTACTCATAAGTCTAAATATACTTTCGCGtggtaaataaatataaattatcCTCATTTTATCATCATCTTGCGCTTCACTGAGCCGTGGACACGTGTTTGAGTGAGGAGAAATTAGCAGTCGGTGCATTGTCTTCTGTTAGGCTGTATGCAAGAAATTTCTACAAATTCTCAGGGAAAAGGTAAATTTATTTGCCCAATAGTATTTTCGCTGATGTTCAATTGTAATTTTGCAATTCTAATGGTTGGTCAACAAACGTGTACAACGCACGTGATCATCCTTGTGAATTGGTATGTGAAACGACATTACTGAGATTTCCGCTGGAAAGTCAATTTATGGTTCACCAAGAAAGGTTTGAGCTCGTGGTGATTGTACtctgtttattttcactatTGGGTTGATAGTATCAAACCTGAAGCGGGCGAGGACACCGTCCCCCGAAACGCCGAACAAAATGGCGCCGATCCAAGATATGATCGAGCAGAACATAAATGAAAACACAGTAATGGTGTTTTCGAAAAGTACATGCCCTTTCTGCAAAAAGGTAAGCAATGTCTTGTGAAGCAGTGTCATATGAAAGATATTTTACCACAGGTTATCAACTTTCTGTAAAACGAAGAAAGATTTGAGAAGTTCATTGCCAACATATCGGAACCCAAGAACAGTTGTAATTGTGCTGGCAGAGAAGAACCCCTTAGGGAAGAGGGGATTACGTAAGCTGTTCACAGCGCTTCTCTGTGCCAGTGTTTATCACGAAAGAACACCCATCTTCggcaaatttatttctgttACCAATGGTATCCATGTTCTATAAGCAAGCTCGTTTATCTTACAAAGGCTTCTTGAAAGGCTTATCGAATCCGTCACCAATATTGAAAAAGTCAGCGTTGTTCACGGCAGTATCGCTAAGAAGAGCTTTTAATGCTGGGACGTTTTAGTCTCAAGATGGTGGATTAAGTTCTTTTTTAATCTAGTCATACACTCACACTGTTAAATAGTGTTCGTTGAATTATTTCGAGTCTGTGTGGTAAGATTGGCATTACAGTATGAAGCTTAACTTCGCCtgtcatgcaaatgaaaaagatgCATGCAGCTGAGAAACAGATGcaaacaattcttttaaattACTGTTTTTATGGTAATCACATGTCGGGATTTTTTCAGGCACGTTCTGTTTGAACACAGATAAATATTTGCCAGAGTTTGCTTTTTTAGTGTATTCTCTGAAAGGGGAagttataaaattattgttttgtaagcTAATAGTCAGTCATATTCGACAAGAAAAAATGACATACGCATCATCTTGCGATGGCAATTTGAATGCATTTTACACCTAAATAGATTACACAGAACCTGCAAACCCAATTGTTACTCTATGCAAAGAAATTCAATTAATTGCAATCTGCTGTGTCAcaacttaatttttgaaaCCGCAGTCTGATCATACCCTATAATAAGATGCAAAATATAACAGGGAAGGAAGCAGTTCAATATTGCCTTCAGAAGTTGACAGAAAGTGGTATTGTGCTGTATCATTGTTTACCAGTGTGTGATATGTCCCACTGTATTTTTTGCACAGTGAAAGTTGTCAACGACACTTCAAAATTGAATGATAATACTCTTGTATTTTAATCTTGATACCCTGCAAGTAATGGATTCTTATCTCTTATCGTCTTTGTCAGCaaatttaaagagaaaaacCCCAGAGCAGGAAATTCTGGTTTCTGAAAGCACACaaggcaaagaagaaaaattgttattgGTTCTTGAATCATGTTCCTTCAATTTAAATTGGATaataaatttgcttttcttgttattattgtttattaatcCTAGAATCAGAATGGATGGCCATCtggtttctttccttttttacaaaaaaagcAGATTAGAGGCATGAATCCATAGGGTTAAGCATAATAAGGTTTGAGGATATTAACATTACAGAAAGTGGTTTAAAGGATGGTCTTCAAAACAAGTGCCCACATCATTCTTTGAGGTTCATTTATGATAGCCATGCATGAGTTTCAAGTGTTAAGTACAATGCAATGAAGCCCATTAAATCTACTCAATATGTAATTCTAGCAGCTGCTAGAAATAATACAAAGTGTTGCAACAGCTGAACTTCGAAAACTTGATACTTCCAAAATTCATTGGTGCTTGTTtcttacattaattttatccttttGATAAaggtccaaaaaaaaatacaaaatttaagtttgaaataaTGTTGTGAGCCAGGCTTAAATCCTGCTGGGTTTTTAGAAATATACTGGTTTAGGCCAAAAGGCCAATCTTGTCTGAAGTTGAAATCTACCTCTTTTGCAATTATTtgatatttattattgttgttgttattattattatcattgttgttATCTTGGGTTCTATGtcaatataataatatataatgctaatataaatgaaaattacCCAGTTATCAACcagcaataacaatattttgtttgtgttattTTGATAAGGTCAAAGAACTCTTTACATCATTAAATGTGTCCTTCTATGCCATGGAACTGGATTTACTAggtaaaaaaatcattttatctTAAAATGATTCACTGTTGTCATTTATTATGGTCCACCATATATATCCGTAAGAGAAATATAATACCTTgtcaagaataattattaatattgtattGCATTTCAGAGCTATTTGGGGAGTATTGCATGGTTTATTATCTTATATTAGAAAATCGCTCATGCTAAAACTCAAtttgcatttcaaaatttctttcttttaagtgTATAGAAAAGGTTTAGCCCCAATGACAAACTTTGATTTcactttaaagaaaaaggagTAGTCAGTATAATGGCTTAATGACATTATACAAGCTTTTATATAATAGCTGATAATTTTAAGCCCGGTTTTCATTTCCCATGCAAGCATAAGCACAAGCAACACTCAAAGACTCATTAGTCATTTGCATTAGCTATTATTGGAACAAAGGATGCTTAGTCAACAAGTTAATGTAAGAATTTGTTGCTTTGCATatatagtttttgttttactggTGAAAAACAGGCTTAAGTATCGTTCTGTTACGGTACTTTGTTAGGATGTGATTGCTGgctaatttgtttgtttacacCTCCAATATAGGCACAGCCAGTATGCTATCATGTTTGTCTGTGATGTCAATAAGATGTTCCTAAGTAAGACTAGCCCAGactgtttctcttttttgaaCAACTTAGTGTGGCTGTTTTGCCAATGTTGTAATATTATCAATAGCCAgaatttcttcctttttttcgtAGGGAGATGTATGCGGATTAATGCGCTCCGCTTTTCAAGTCAATAAAATTCTATCAACTTTGAAATCTCATTTTTTTGCAGACAATTGTCAGTCTATTCAGGATAAATTAAAAGAGAAGACTGGACAAAGATCAGTTCCCAACATTTTCATTCGGGGAAATCATGTTGGAGGAGCAGATGCGACAATAAAGCTCCACCAAGATGGAAAGCTGATGAATTTGATTGTTCCTCCAACAGAAGTGTACACATATGATCTGATTGTCATTGGTGGTGGATCTGGAGGCCTTGCATGTTCCAAGGTATTTATTTTGCAGATCCTTTACCTCCCATAATATATCAATAtagatgttgtggtttaaatttagttttggtgcaaaatttttaaaactggttcaatttttttcttttgtcatgtattcattaccttaatctggaacaatggcaaatgaaattgaaaccagttcaataaacattaaaccaaggataaatttaaaccacaacatagaTTGAACAACTGGTTCTTGGTTAATCTGTGGCATGCATCCATCTTGGTTATGgatgtgttgtggtttaaatttagttttggtgcaaaatttttgaaactggttcaatttttattttcttttgttgtgtattcattaccttaatctggaacaatggcaaataaaattgaaaccaattcaaaaaacttttaaccaaggataaatttaaaccacaacagaTGCATGCTGGAGGTTGTCAAGCACAAGAGAATTGTAAGAGTTGCACAAGGTGTTATCCTAGTGCGACGCTAGCTTCTCGACTGCTTAGCAACTTGCCAATTGCACTCATAACTTGATGCATGCACCCTAAACATGAACCaagaattattgttgttttatgATATTGCAtgacattattaatttttaccaaattttagtttcttcaaACCTATTTATAGCTTACAGACAggcatttcaatggcttcattgcaGCATCATGTATATTAGCATTACCCTGGATAATAATTTTAGGGCcaaagagaatgaaaacacCTTAAAAGCAGTCTTATTCAGCTAATACTCATTTGTTATGCCTTCCAAGATCCCTCCCCTCCCACAATCCCGTTTACATTTGGCTTGGGCTGTGCCGACTACTCCAAGATCAAACATGGACCATATAGGTGCTGCTAGGAGTGCCTTTATACTCTTCTGGCGTGATCCAGTAAAGCTGCATTACTTCATGTACTTTACGAGAACAGAAAGTGTAATGACTTTACTTCACTGTACTTAAAACTATATCGCACAGCTGAAAATGTTGCAAGCTTAGAGGAAACTTAAGATTCAAATAATGCTTTTCTGCAGGAAGCTGCTAACCTTGGCAAGAAAGTTGCTGTGTTAGATTTTGTGAAGCCATCACCCATTGGAACCACTTGGGGTAACTTTATTtgaatgttaaaaaatgaTGCTTTATTAAGTTGTCTGAGAGTGTatcttttgttgttgcatGCTGTTTCTGCTTTTTTGCCTTCTTGGCTTAACGATTCTGAGATTCTTATTATTTCCAATGTGGAACCCCAACTAATAGCCACACCACAGACCAAGACATTGCAACATGAACACTtgcatttgttaattttttgatttttttttttgtgcaggTCTTGGTGGAACCTGCGTCAATGTGGGTTGCATCCCTAAAAAGCTCATGCATCAAGCAGCTTTACTTGGACACAGCATGGAGGATGCAAGAATGTTTGGTTGGGAATTTGATCAAAAAGGTTATTTTGACAACCACATTGCATTGATACTTTTTAGTAGTTGCTGTCGGGGCACTGTAAGCTTACTGGGAATGTTTTAACTGGCCGTTACAATGTTTCCTTGTGTTGTATTTCTGTTGCATGAAAGAGTGATGGACTCAAGGTAACTGAGTGGGGGTACACATCAACCTAATAAGTAAATGTTCGAATAAtgttcttttatcttttagtgGAGCACAAGTGGGCAACAATGAGAGAAAATGTTCAGGTTGGAATTTAttgcaatattaatttttttcaagggtAGTCACACAGAATCTTGAAGCTATAAAATGTTTTCCTATGAAAGATGGACACGAAAAGAGATGGCTGTGTTGTAATACTAGACGCGTGCAGAATGTGTGAGCTACCCTGAATAATTAAGATATAAATGCGTGCAGAATGTGTGAACCGCTAGGGTATTTAagctattaattattattattcaaggaGTTGAGATTTAACCGTCGCTCGATATAAAATGTGATCATATCATAAATCGTTGGGCGTTCAAGAGAGTGATTAAAAGATAGCTAGAGAGTGAAACCCGTAAGGAAACAGGCTGTAACATCagtaaattagaaaaaaattgtattgttttgtgcaactgttgttttcatttctggCCTCAATTTTTCTTGTTCCTACTTGTTTCGTAAGCTTTTGAGACCCACATGTAGGTTTAATatgataattttgtttcattttggaGTATCTTTTTGTGGGTTGTTATCTATTTTTCACCCCACTTCCTCAGTGTTGATCCATGTACCAAAATTTGATAattgaatttttgtaaatgaaTCAAATCTAccaatcacaataataattatttcttgtgATTGATATTTAcgacatttatatatattttccaATTATTTTAAGTGATAGGGAGCAGTAAACGTTATTAATAGATGtgtttgcaattttttcaatACAGAATCACATTGGATCCCTTAATTGGGCTTACAGAGTTGAACTTCGTGATAAAAAGGTCATGTACAAAAATGCTACTGGAACACTAGTTGATGCCCACACAGTAAAGGTAAGAGATTTCCCTTCATATATGTGCATTTGTTTTTCCTCACACCATTTCATAGTAACCAGATTTGTAGCATTATATACCTTAGTCAACACAGTCATGGAAGTTTATGGTTGAGTGATATCTTGATAGGCTGTGGACAAAAGAGGAAGAGTTACTGAGATGACAGCACAAAATATCGTTCTTGCCACTGGATTGAGACCTCGCTATCCTGACATACCAGGAGCGAAGGAGTATGGTATCACAAGGTACATGAAATTctactttttttgaaaatctttctATAGATTTGTGCATAATTCTCATGACTCTTTTCATACCTTATTTACCATAAGTCAACCCCCCATTTGggagccaaaaaataaatttttcttatttctgggtaagaattttcttgaaaaacttagcttttatcttagaattttctttcacgtATGCTATGgtttcatgaaaaatttgtcctgaactttgtttgatctcagtttttgacccatgtataagtcaagGGCAATTTATTGGACTgatttttaggctgtaaaaggttGACTTATGTTGGATAATAATTATGAGACAAATAAACTGCTTTTAGCGTTTTCCAACTAAACAAtctttccttgattgaaaaagatcatctgggtgattggagtcctgagaaggactttGTTCAGTTCAACTTAACTACCAGTATAACTTATTAACAACTAAATAGCAATGTTGAGATTGGGTGCCTGGAGCTTCCACTATATTttggcagccagctccaagatgtACATTGCACTGATGGttggcaaaacctgacaacccagctatggaaaaattaaattttaccgCCTCAATCAACAGTttttaccgcctgcaacctcttgaaggtttactaaaactatataagttgttttaaaaaataccggtcaggaattgtcccttacctgctgagctaaaacttagggagaacactaaCATACCTTACGACAAGTGAAATGACTATCACAAATATTTGCGGGTCTCTGCAATAAAGATAAGCCAAAATTTGGAACGTTTTCTGAGACCCTCAATTCATTGTCAACACCTTGTAAGAGTTCCCAGGGGAAACTAGGCCTAATTCgatttaaagaaaatattttctttctttttgttttagtgaTGATTTGTTCTCATTAGAACACAATCCAGGCAAAACAGTCATGATTGGTGCATCATATGTAGCACTCGAATGTGCAGGGTTCCTTGCTGGAGTGGGGCTTGATGTCACTGTTCTAGTGCGATCCATTCTTTTACGAGGCTTTGATCAGGTAAACAACAGTTACTGTTTTACTCTGTGGAAGTAATATGTCATCATATTCACATACGTACATCAACTTTAAGCAATTTTATATCATGACGTGTCTCCTTGCTCTGTTGATGTCATTGAGActaaatcaataattattattaatatattcTTTTAGCAAATGGCTGAGAAAATAGGTAATGACCTGGAAAACCATGGAGTGAAGATCCAAAGACCAGCAGTTCCTACAAAGGTAAACGAACTGTGTGTTTttcggtgaaattttgttgCACCATGGTTCGactttgattctttttttaattctgactTTCTATTCCATATTTTCTCAGTACCTTTGATCCATCAACAACTTTGTTATCAGTCGATATGATCAGAAAGACAGACCTTAGAAAAATTAAACTCTGTAGATTTACTGGTTTCTGCTAGAACCTTTTGCAATTGCTGTGTTATATGACCAACATGGAGGGGTTAGGattatttcttgtttgatAATAGTTATCGTTGTGATGAAGGTTGGCAACGCAGGAGAGCATTTTTGCCATCTGCCGGTTTCCGGTGTTAACGCTCTGATTTGATACCTTAGTTGTGTGGTTTGAATTTGTTGGCTCTCTGCTTtttaatgacttttttttccctccaGGTTCCTCAATGTCTCTTCTTTGTCATTTAAAAccccaataataataatttttttttttcacccgTCATCTCATATCAGATCGAACTTGTAGAAGAAGGAACTCCCAGGAAACTTAGGGTTCACTACAAATTCTTGGAAACTGGAGAGGAAACATCCATTGAATGTAACACTGTGAGTATTAGGAcagtttaattttaattgtttgttgTATCCCTCAGGATGGTCAAATTAAGCCAGCAGCCAGCACATTTCATTGTCTACTCTGATAAATGTGCCAGCTTTTCTGAACACGCGTAGGTTTAAGTTTACAAGCATTAGGAAATCTCCTGTTATTTGCCCATTTCTCCTGCTACTCTAAATCTTTCTGACAACTGTGATCCTAAATACTATTGTCTCCATAAATAAAAACCACCATTCCTTAAGCCGGGATAACAGCAAGTGGTTAACCCACTCTTTTGGTCTTAACCACATGTATTCGCCGTGATGGAAAGCACTAGTGTTAGCACTAGAAATTTATTCAAGATGCTATCAACCATCGTTTTACAGTGCATTATTTTAGTATCCATTGTACCTACAGTACATTTAcatactgtaaaattaatgacctAGTTGacaagttattttttcttctctttcaggTTATGTTTGCCATTGGTAGAGATCCTTGCACTAAAGGAATTGGACTGGAGGATGTTGGGGTCAAATTACATCCAAAGTATGTATGCTTTTAATGTGAAATAATTCTTTCTTGTAGTATTTAGCTAACTTGTTGAAAGTTTAGGGTTAATAGGGATAGCCGACCCCTTGATAACATACATCAGGTTGATTATTAACTAATAGTTTGACCAACCACTGATTAAGTATTTCCAAGGCCTAAAGTTTTTATTAGGTCTTGTATGGTTTTCATGGTCTGTTAGTGCCCATCTTTCCCTAATAACTTGCTGTAATAAGATTATTATCTCAACAAACTCAGAGCATAGTTACCCACACATCTGTGAATGTATGAAAGGGAATTCAATTATTTCAGTCTTACATCTGATGTGAATAATCATCATTTAAACATGTACAAACATTTTATAACTTacattttcttgaaatttttggTATAACTGTTTTTGTGTCTTTTAGGAGTGGAAAAGTGATTGCTGGAGACAATGAACAGTCAAGCGTGTTAAATATCTATGCCATAGGAGACATTCTGGAGGGAAAACTTGAACTAACACCAGTGGCTATTCATGCTGGAAAATTGTTGGCAAGAAGGCTTTTTGGTGGAAGCAATGAACTGGTAAGCATCAGCAAACTTGCAGGTGTTCTATATTACTCTTGTCGAAGTGCATTATTTTTAGTCTTGAGATGACATCAAGTGTGTCCATAACACAataatgtgaagaatgacacaAAGAGAAGGCTTATTTGGTCGGGTTAGCTTATAAATTTATAAGAGTTAATGGGGTTTATTATGGATGacataaaagcaaaaataggCTTGCATCccattttgtacatttctatTAAAATACCATGAGGAGTTATAAAGTTAAgggttttgtattttaatgctGACTGGAATGTTAGTTTTCAATTAAACCTTAAACTTCTAAGGCCATTCTTAGCATTTCATGCAGTTTTAATAGGTTATTCACTTTAGTTTTGTCTGTAACACACTTCGTTTTCTTAATGTTGACAGATATCTTCTGACCTCTATGATGATAGATTTTAGTTTGCTTATTTAACTTGCTAATTCAGTTGTATGAATTACTATAAGTAGAGTATATTATACAGctttttattgcaataaaaaaatatgcattattttgttttgccattgCTGTGTTGACCTAAAGGTGACTGTCTcttgttcccttttttctcttAGTGTGATTACGTGAATGTTGCTACTACAGTCTTCACTCCTTTAGAATATGGCTGTATTGGTCTGTCAGAGGAAGATGCGATAGCAAAACATGGAGATGATAATATTGAGGTTTATCACAGCAACTATATTCCCCTGGAATATACTGTGCCCAAACGAATGGCAAAAGAGTGCTATGCCAAACTGGTTTGCAACAAACTTGACAATGTAAGTAGGAGAGTACCATACATGACGTTGTGCTGATCAGTTAGTTAGGGTTCAACTTCTgccataaagaaaaaaaagcccaACCAATTGGTATcattagcgaccttcagatcggagtacgaggacgactacgagtacgagttttaagttctgagcacgcgcacttcgaaaCATTTCGCCCTTTAAATCTAcagcgcgtgctcagaacgGAAAACTCGTAGTCGtactcgtactccaatctgaaggtcgctattcACCTTTCTGAGATTCTAACTCTTGCACTCAAATCATccaatttaaattattattattgctctgTTAAGGAACGTGTCATTGGTTTTCACATTGCTGGACCAAGTGCAGGAGAAGTAACTCAAGGATATGCCGTGGCTATCAAGCTCGGAGCAACCAAACAAGACTTTGACAGAACTGTTGGTATCCACCCAACTGTTTCTGAggtaagttaatttttttgaaaaataaaaccagTTAGCAGGAGttggtttctttctttttctaacTAAAGACAAGTTCAATCTGGTCATTCAAGAGAATTAAGGAAACCCAATGGTG
This portion of the Acropora palmata chromosome 13, jaAcrPala1.3, whole genome shotgun sequence genome encodes:
- the LOC141863298 gene encoding thioredoxin reductase 1, cytoplasmic-like isoform X2, which produces MDYFTEPNGVSNLKRARTPSPETPNKMAPIQDMIEQNINENTVMVFSKSTCPFCKKVKELFTSLNVSFYAMELDLLDNCQSIQDKLKEKTGQRSVPNIFIRGNHVGGADATIKLHQDGKLMNLIVPPTEVYTYDLIVIGGGSGGLACSKEAANLGKKVAVLDFVKPSPIGTTWGLGGTCVNVGCIPKKLMHQAALLGHSMEDARMFGWEFDQKVEHKWATMRENVQNHIGSLNWAYRVELRDKKVMYKNATGTLVDAHTVKAVDKRGRVTEMTAQNIVLATGLRPRYPDIPGAKEYGITSDDLFSLEHNPGKTVMIGASYVALECAGFLAGVGLDVTVLVRSILLRGFDQQMAEKIGNDLENHGVKIQRPAVPTKIELVEEGTPRKLRVHYKFLETGEETSIECNTVMFAIGRDPCTKGIGLEDVGVKLHPKSGKVIAGDNEQSSVLNIYAIGDILEGKLELTPVAIHAGKLLARRLFGGSNELCDYVNVATTVFTPLEYGCIGLSEEDAIAKHGDDNIEVYHSNYIPLEYTVPKRMAKECYAKLVCNKLDNERVIGFHIAGPSAGEVTQGYAVAIKLGATKQDFDRTVGIHPTVSEVFTTLSTTKRSGKDVSAGGC
- the LOC141863298 gene encoding thioredoxin reductase 1, cytoplasmic-like isoform X3, giving the protein MFVCDVNKMFLNNCQSIQDKLKEKTGQRSVPNIFIRGNHVGGADATIKLHQDGKLMNLIVPPTEVYTYDLIVIGGGSGGLACSKEAANLGKKVAVLDFVKPSPIGTTWGLGGTCVNVGCIPKKLMHQAALLGHSMEDARMFGWEFDQKVEHKWATMRENVQNHIGSLNWAYRVELRDKKVMYKNATGTLVDAHTVKAVDKRGRVTEMTAQNIVLATGLRPRYPDIPGAKEYGITSDDLFSLEHNPGKTVMIGASYVALECAGFLAGVGLDVTVLVRSILLRGFDQQMAEKIGNDLENHGVKIQRPAVPTKIELVEEGTPRKLRVHYKFLETGEETSIECNTVMFAIGRDPCTKGIGLEDVGVKLHPKSGKVIAGDNEQSSVLNIYAIGDILEGKLELTPVAIHAGKLLARRLFGGSNELCDYVNVATTVFTPLEYGCIGLSEEDAIAKHGDDNIEVYHSNYIPLEYTVPKRMAKECYAKLVCNKLDNERVIGFHIAGPSAGEVTQGYAVAIKLGATKQDFDRTVGIHPTVSEVFTTLSTTKRSGKDVSAGGC
- the LOC141863298 gene encoding thioredoxin reductase 1, cytoplasmic-like isoform X1, which gives rise to MQEISTNSQGKVSNLKRARTPSPETPNKMAPIQDMIEQNINENTVMVFSKSTCPFCKKVKELFTSLNVSFYAMELDLLDNCQSIQDKLKEKTGQRSVPNIFIRGNHVGGADATIKLHQDGKLMNLIVPPTEVYTYDLIVIGGGSGGLACSKEAANLGKKVAVLDFVKPSPIGTTWGLGGTCVNVGCIPKKLMHQAALLGHSMEDARMFGWEFDQKVEHKWATMRENVQNHIGSLNWAYRVELRDKKVMYKNATGTLVDAHTVKAVDKRGRVTEMTAQNIVLATGLRPRYPDIPGAKEYGITSDDLFSLEHNPGKTVMIGASYVALECAGFLAGVGLDVTVLVRSILLRGFDQQMAEKIGNDLENHGVKIQRPAVPTKIELVEEGTPRKLRVHYKFLETGEETSIECNTVMFAIGRDPCTKGIGLEDVGVKLHPKSGKVIAGDNEQSSVLNIYAIGDILEGKLELTPVAIHAGKLLARRLFGGSNELCDYVNVATTVFTPLEYGCIGLSEEDAIAKHGDDNIEVYHSNYIPLEYTVPKRMAKECYAKLVCNKLDNERVIGFHIAGPSAGEVTQGYAVAIKLGATKQDFDRTVGIHPTVSEVFTTLSTTKRSGKDVSAGGC